A DNA window from Centropristis striata isolate RG_2023a ecotype Rhode Island chromosome 10, C.striata_1.0, whole genome shotgun sequence contains the following coding sequences:
- the tsc22d1 gene encoding TSC22 domain family protein 1 isoform X2: MTSMNTPCYTVAMDLGVCQLRNLSISFLSSLLSTESSHVKLDNSSSGASVVAIDNKIEQAMDLVKSHLMYAVREEVEVLKEQIKELIDRNSQLEQENTLLKTLASPEQMAQFQAQVQTGSPPAPPTAATPGPPSTAALAQPTLHSSGPSA, encoded by the exons ATGACCAGCATGAATACGCCGTGCTACACCGTGGCTATGGATCTAGGCGTCTGCCAGCTCAGAAATCTCTCCATATCTTTTCTGTCGTCGTTATTGAGCACAGAGAGCTCACACGTCAAACTCGACAAtag TTCGTCAGGAGCCAGCGTTGTGGCCATAGACAACAAGATTGAACAAGCAATG gaCCTGGTGAAGAGTCACCTGATGTACGCCGTGCGTGAGGAGGTGGAGGTCCTGAAGGAGCAGATCAAGGAGCTGATTGATCGCAACTCCCAGTTGGAGCAAGAGAACACCCTGTTGAAGACACTGGCCAGCCCAGAGCAGATGGCCCAGTTCCAGGCCCAGGTTCAGACCGGCTCCCCACCTGCCCCTCCAACAGCTGCCACACCGGGACCCCCAAGCACTGCTGCCCTCGCTCAGCCCACCTTGCACAGCTCTGGCCCGTCGGCGTAG